The Agarilytica rhodophyticola genome has a window encoding:
- the der gene encoding ribosome biogenesis GTPase Der, whose translation MLPTIALVGRPNVGKSTLFNRLTGTREALVANYAGLTRDRKYGEASISGKRCILVDTGGISGEDEGIDAAMAEQSKQAIIEADIVLFMVDCRDGLVLADQQIADFLRSQNKVTYLVANKIDGLDHELSIAPFYELGLGEVYSIAAAHGRGVKSLMEKVLDEVPEEDSEDAESPLGIKMAIIGRPNVGKSTLVNRMLGEDRVVVYDQPGTTRDSIYIQYERNEKPYTLIDTAGVRRRKNVSLTVEKFSIIKTLQAISDANVVILVVDAKEGIVDQDLHIMGHAIDAGRALVIALNKWDGLEEDHKTYVKNELQRRLRFVDFADLHFISALHGTGVGHLYKSVEKAFSSATEKFSSNHLTKILEDAVSTHQPPLVRGRRIKLRYAHAGGHNPPIIVIHGNQTKDVPQHYTKYLEKTFRRVLKMHGTPIRIEYKSGDNPFSDRKNKLTERQINKKRRLMRHSKKK comes from the coding sequence ATGTTGCCAACAATTGCTCTGGTGGGCCGCCCTAATGTAGGTAAATCCACCCTTTTTAATAGACTTACTGGCACTCGCGAAGCGCTAGTGGCTAACTATGCGGGTTTAACCCGCGATCGAAAATATGGCGAAGCGAGTATCTCCGGTAAGAGATGTATCCTAGTGGATACCGGTGGTATTAGTGGTGAGGATGAAGGGATTGATGCAGCCATGGCTGAGCAATCCAAGCAAGCCATTATTGAAGCGGATATTGTACTGTTTATGGTCGACTGCCGAGATGGATTAGTGCTTGCCGACCAACAGATTGCCGATTTCCTGCGCAGTCAGAATAAAGTTACTTATCTCGTTGCAAATAAAATTGATGGTTTAGACCACGAATTAAGTATCGCGCCTTTTTACGAGCTGGGTTTGGGAGAGGTCTACTCCATCGCTGCTGCTCATGGGCGCGGTGTAAAAAGCTTGATGGAAAAAGTCCTCGATGAAGTACCCGAGGAGGATAGTGAGGATGCTGAATCACCCCTCGGTATTAAAATGGCGATTATCGGCCGCCCCAATGTGGGGAAATCGACACTGGTTAATCGCATGCTTGGTGAGGATAGAGTTGTTGTCTATGATCAACCGGGCACAACTCGCGATAGTATTTATATACAATACGAGCGCAATGAGAAACCTTATACTTTGATCGATACTGCCGGAGTTAGGCGACGCAAAAACGTCTCTCTCACGGTTGAAAAATTTTCAATTATTAAAACCCTGCAAGCTATCTCCGATGCTAATGTTGTTATTTTGGTGGTGGATGCAAAAGAGGGGATCGTTGATCAAGATCTTCATATTATGGGACATGCTATTGATGCAGGACGCGCCTTAGTTATCGCTTTAAATAAATGGGATGGCCTGGAAGAAGATCATAAAACCTATGTTAAAAATGAATTGCAACGAAGGTTACGTTTTGTAGATTTTGCCGATTTGCATTTTATCTCTGCCTTGCACGGAACGGGTGTTGGGCACCTTTATAAGTCTGTAGAGAAGGCATTTAGTTCAGCTACCGAAAAATTCTCGTCCAATCACCTTACTAAAATACTGGAAGATGCGGTCAGCACTCACCAGCCGCCACTGGTGCGAGGACGTCGAATAAAGTTGCGCTACGCCCATGCTGGCGGCCACAATCCGCCAATTATTGTAATCCATGGTAATCAAACCAAGGATGTGCCACAGCATTATACTAAGTATCTCGAAAAAACCTTTCGACGTGTGCTAAAGATGCATGGTACTCCGATCCGTATCGAGTATAAGAGCGGTGACAACCCTTTCTCCGATCGTAAGAATAAATTAACAGAAAGGCAGATCAATAAAAAACGCCGTCTTATGCGTCATAGTAAAAAAAAGTAG
- a CDS encoding Lrp/AsnC family transcriptional regulator: MTKIDRYNELILRELKYNGRIPNTELAEKIGLSPSACLRRVQDLENSGHIRGYRAILDSKMMGSGFIAYVGVGLREHSMESQRAFEKSIKLAHEVKECHNVTGAFEYLLRIETSDIASFKLFHTDILGAIPQVSTIITHVVMESPKDERI; the protein is encoded by the coding sequence ATGACTAAGATTGATAGGTATAACGAATTAATATTGCGAGAGCTTAAATATAATGGTCGTATCCCCAATACAGAGCTGGCCGAAAAAATAGGGCTATCACCCTCCGCCTGCTTACGCAGAGTGCAAGACCTGGAAAATAGCGGACATATACGGGGTTACAGGGCCATCCTGGATAGCAAAATGATGGGCAGTGGTTTTATTGCCTATGTGGGTGTGGGGTTAAGAGAGCACTCCATGGAGTCCCAACGGGCCTTTGAAAAATCTATTAAACTCGCTCATGAAGTCAAGGAGTGCCACAATGTTACTGGAGCTTTTGAATATCTTCTAAGAATTGAAACCAGTGATATTGCATCATTTAAACTGTTTCATACAGATATTCTGGGGGCCATACCACAAGTGAGCACAATCATTACTCATGTGGTGATGGAGTCCCCGAAAGATGAGAGAATATGA
- a CDS encoding LysE family translocator, whose protein sequence is MDYNILTALTAFAFVSSITPGPNNVMLMNSGANFGFKLTIPHMLGVALGFVVMVILVGLGIMQVFDAFPIAHQILKVLSIVYLLYLAYKIALSNSFSEEKSSKVKPLTFMQAALFQWVNPKAWTMALTAISLYAPTHSFFAVLLVALVFGFVNLPCVSSWTVLGQKMQRFLTDSTRLRIFNISMAVLLVISLYPTLF, encoded by the coding sequence ATGGACTACAACATACTTACTGCGCTTACGGCTTTTGCCTTTGTATCTTCAATCACACCTGGCCCTAATAATGTGATGTTGATGAATTCAGGCGCAAACTTTGGTTTTAAATTGACAATACCCCACATGCTGGGCGTGGCTCTCGGTTTTGTTGTTATGGTTATTTTAGTCGGTTTGGGCATTATGCAAGTATTCGATGCCTTTCCCATCGCCCATCAAATATTAAAAGTATTGAGTATTGTTTATCTACTTTATTTGGCTTACAAGATAGCTCTTTCCAACAGTTTTTCAGAGGAAAAATCGAGCAAAGTAAAGCCTCTTACTTTTATGCAAGCTGCTTTATTTCAATGGGTGAACCCGAAAGCCTGGACTATGGCACTCACAGCCATCAGTCTTTATGCCCCGACACACAGTTTTTTCGCAGTATTACTTGTCGCTTTAGTGTTTGGCTTCGTGAATTTACCTTGTGTCAGCTCATGGACTGTTTTGGGCCAAAAAATGCAACGCTTTTTAACGGACAGTACACGTCTTAGAATTTTTAATATCTCTATGGCAGTGCTACTAGTGATCTCTCTTTATCCCACTTTGTTTTAG